The Populus trichocarpa isolate Nisqually-1 chromosome 2, P.trichocarpa_v4.1, whole genome shotgun sequence genome has a window encoding:
- the LOC7459495 gene encoding uncharacterized protein LOC7459495 yields MSEFPSPSTTTKKTDRLLSLLLSDLFLFCSFILSHPLYFSYLVFFSPYLFKLLSFLSPLFITTSLLLLALLTISPSLVNDNSHTELYGSKVSFFYLQTYQAVVERLRSKVVDGTEEFHHFEELEAYKIVFETSTLGIEENHAVEVTEVEQAKDQISACSSTGQLVQVHEGSIFHQVFGAGGVSDQVVNVNLDENSVLITRSESNGHELIAEGKTLGGFLHQKEEFEDIWFQKEEKEALKPLNVNSNKAEDRKEEQSMIISGSKEIGQKISEAKVSDDGGGEHYYSPKLSSQELEANPWSPGNGGGYNSKVKDNSQTLGHSNLGSFGSMRKEKEWRRTLACKLFEERHNVDGGEGMDMLWETYETDSTKVQAKGRAKKGKKGSIEYYDDEEDLEEEKSDGQLCCLQALKFSAGKMNLGMGRPNLVKISKALKGIGWLHHVSKHSKKGHH; encoded by the coding sequence ATGTCTGAATTTCCTTCACCGTCAACCACCACCAAGAAAACTGACCGCTTGTTAAGTCTTCTCCTCTCTGACTTGTTCCTCTTCTGTTCTTTCATTCTTTCTCACCCTCTATATTTCTCTTACCTGGTCTTCTTCTCCCCGTACCTCTTCAagctcctttcttttctatccCCTCTCTTCATCACCACTTCCCTTTTACTCCTAGCCCTTCTCACCATCTCTCCCAGTCTTGTCAATGACAACTCTCATACTGAATTGTATGGATCCAAGGTAAGTTTCTTTTACCTACAAACATACCAAGCTGTTGTCGAGAGGTTACGGTCTAAAGTAGTAGATGGGACTGAAGAGTTTCATCATTTTGAGGAGCTAGAAGCGTATAAGATTGTGTTTGAGACGTCAACTCTTGGTATTGAAGAAAACCACGCGGTTGAAGTTACGGAAGTAGAACAAGCTAAAGATCAGATCAGCGCCTGTTCAAGTACTGGTCAATTGGTACAGGTTCACGAGGGTTCAATATTTCATCAAGTTTTTGGTGCCGGTGGGGTCTCTGATCAAGTGGTCAACGTTAATCTAGATGAAAATTCAGTTTTGATTACAAGGTCAGAAAGTAATGGTCATGAGCTGATTGCGGAGGGGAAGACGTTAGGAGGCTTCTTGCATCAAAAGGAGGAGTTTGAAGATATATGGttccaaaaggaagaaaaagaagcacTCAAGCCACTTAACGTGAACTCCAATAAAGCCGAAGATCGAAAAGAAGAACAATCTATGATTATAAGCGGATCCAAGGAAATAGGTCAAAAGATAAGTGAAGCTAAAGTGAGTGACGATGGTGGTGGAGAGCACTACTACTCTCCAAAGCTGAGCTCCCAAGAACTAGAAGCAAACCCTTGGAGTCCAGGTAATGGTGGAGGCTATAATTCCAAAGTTAAAGACAACTCTCAAACATTGGGGCACTCGAACCTTGGGAGTTTTGGGTCaatgagaaaagagaaggaatggAGGAGGACATTGGCATGCAAGCTTTTTGAGGAGAGACACAATGTGGATGGAGGTGAGGGCATGGATATGCTTTGGGAGACATACGAGACAGACTCTACTAAAGTTCAAGCAAAAGGCAGAGCaaagaagggaaagaaaggCAGTATCGAGTACTATGATGATGAGGAAGACTTAGAAGAGGAAAAAAGTGACGGGCAGCTGTGCTGCTTGCAAGCCTTGAAATTCTCAGCTGGGAAGATGAATTTGGGGATGGGAAGGCCAAATCTTGTCAAGATCTCCAAGGCCCTCAAAGGAATTGGATGGTTGCACCATGTGAGCAAGCATAGCAAGAAGGGACATCATTAA